One Brassica napus cultivar Da-Ae chromosome C2, Da-Ae, whole genome shotgun sequence DNA window includes the following coding sequences:
- the LOC106416386 gene encoding DEAD-box ATP-dependent RNA helicase 16-like, producing MSSDVEKLKKLILHNPVVLTLQEGSDKEEPVPSNVQQFWISCSTQDKLLHILALLKLEVVQKKVLIFINTIDMGFNGH from the exons ATGAG TTCTGATGTTGAGAAATTGAAGAAATTGATTCTGCACAACCCGGTAGTCTTGACCTTGCAAGAAGGTTCTGACAAGGAAGAGCCCGTCCCAAGTAATGTGCAGCAGTTTTGG ATTTCTTGCAGTACTCAGGATAAACTACTACACATTCTTGCTCTCCTGAAGCTAGAGGTTGTTCAGAAGAAAGTTCTGATATTCATCAATACTATTGACATGGGTTTCAACGGCCATTGA
- the LOC106406515 gene encoding uncharacterized protein LOC106406515: MDSSSFSSSLSITREEFNAFHKFERDLFTRIVISLRRDISLSFEIMCFLIYLEKSVFMSKLIFNLVSFPDLFINSVVDEVVMCLRCLSYENFPSFVASLKNINSLSIPWIRRMTRQNFTLEGIHQKREDILLEMKKHLTSICYPAFEDICVRFEMHNKEKMHTSSHFLCGQQATTNHAAGTSNVEGQQLTAEDRTVFLTFSKGYPISEVEVYEYFTRRFGDIVEAIHMGGVGGKDLQALYARMVLRSAAKIPEIVKDEACPTKFTINGKHVKARKFIPIHKSVNNLPHPSFGVSL, translated from the exons ATGgattcttcatctttttcaTCCTCACTATCCATCACCAGAGAAGAGTTCAACGCTTTCCACAAGTTTGAAAGAGATCTTTTCACTCGTATTGTCATAAGTCTAAGACGAGACATTAGCCTGTCTTTTGAGATTATGTGCTTTCTCATCTATCTCGAGAAAAGTGTTTTCATGAGCAAACTAATCTTTAATCTTGTTTCATTCCCGGACCTTTTCATCAACAGCGTCGTTGACGAAGTCGTCATGTGTCTGCGCTGCTTATCCTACGAAAATTTCCCATCGTTCGTGGCCAGCTTGAAAAATATCAACTCCTTATCTATACCTTGGATCAGGCGTATGACCAGACAGAACTTTACTCTCGAAGGCATCCACCAAAAGCGCGAAGACATTCTCCTTGAGATGAAGAAGCATTTAACGAGTATATGCTACCCAGCTTTTGAGGATATATGCGTGCGCTTTGAGATGCACAACAAGGAGAAGATGCATACCTCTAGCCACTTCTTGTGTGGTCAACAAGCAACAACTAATCATGCAGCAGGAACAAGCAACGTTGAGGGACAGCAACTAACGGCTGAGGACAGGACTGTCTTCCTCACATTCTCTAAAGGATACCCAATCTCTGAAGTAGAAGTGTATGAATATTTCACCAG GAGATTTGGAGATATTGTGGAAGCGATACACATGGGTGGAGTAGGAGGGAAGGACCTGCAAGCGCTGTATGCAAGGATGGTGTTACGTTCTGCCGCCAAGATTCCAGAGATTGTAAAGGATGAGGCGTGCCCGACCAAGTTCACCATTAATGGAAAACATGTTAAGGCTCGGAAATTTATTCCCATTCACAAATCCGTTAATAATCTTCCTCACCCTTCCTTTGGTGTCTCTCTCTAg
- the LOC106384278 gene encoding mRNA-decapping enzyme subunit 2, with amino-acid sequence MSGLHRSSSSSKNIGKSLPSKELLDDLCSRFVLNVPEEDQQSFERILFLVEYAYWYYEDNAVENDPTLKSLSLKEFTSLLFNSCDVLRPYVSNVDDIFKDFTSYKCRVPVTGAIILDETYERCLLVKGWKGSSWSFPRGKKSKDEEDYACAIREVLEETGFDVSKLLKKEEYIEFTFRQQRVRLYIVAGVTDDTAFAPQTKKEISEIAWHRLDHLQPASNEVITHGVAGLKLYMVAPFLGSLKSWISKHPAPVKRRSDKPLRALSVWNARTSSTGGNGTTTTTTTESYNKKQPQLIERPKDTEPGNSLRSFKFNTSAILESGFSA; translated from the exons ATGTCAGGTCTCCACAGATCATCAAGCTCATCGAAGAACATCGGAAAGTCCCTCCCTTCCAAGGAGCTTCTCGACGATCTTTGCAG TCGATTCGTTTTGAACGTTCCTGAAGAAGACCAACAGTCCTTCGAGAGGATTCTCTTTCTGGTGGAGTACGCTTATTGGTACTACGAAGATAACGCTGTGGAGAATGACCCGACGTTAAAGTCTCTGTCTTTGAAGGAGTTTACTTCACTCT TGTTCAACAGCTGTGATGTTTTGAGACCTTACGTGTCTAACGTTGATGATATCTTCAAAGACTTTACCTCTTACAAGTGTAGAGTTCCGGTTACTGGAGCTATTATTCTTGATGAAACATATGAACGG TGTTTGTTGGTGAAGGGGTGGAAAGGGTCTAGCTGGAGCTTTCCCCGTGGGAAGAAGAGTAAGGATGAAGAAGACTATGCGTGTGCTATTCGTGAG GTTTTAGAGGAAACTGGATTTGATGTCTCAAAGCTACTCAAGAAAGAAGAATATATTGAGTTTACATTCAGACAGCAAAGAGTGAGACTTTACATTGTTGCTGGGGTGACAGATGATACAGCTTTTGCACCACAAACAAAGAAGGAAATCAGT GAAATTGCGTGGCATCGGCTCGATCATCTTCAGCCAGCAAGTAATGAGGTGATAACTCATGGAGTTGCTGGTCTCAAGTTGTATATGGTGGCACCTTTTCTTGG GTCGTTGAAGTCTTGGATATCGAAGCATCCTGCTCCTGTAAAACGGAGATCTGATAAGCCCCTTAGAG CACTCAGCGTGTGGAATGCAAGGACTAGTAGTACTGGAGGAAACGGAACAACAACGACGACGACAACGGAAAGCTACAATAAGAAGCAGCCCCAACTAATAGAGCGTCCTAAGGATACAGAACCTGGAAACAGTCTCAGAAGCTTCAAGTTCAACACGTCAGCAATCTTGGAATCAGGATTTTCAGCTTGA
- the LOC106384286 gene encoding uncharacterized protein LOC106384286 produces MSGNQQPQISMPTWRCRDFNAAIPIKKRKYFVLPEESSLEKNTQLNEQGGDTRSALDLNSSDAHVHQTLIGNIIPSVPSVSVGKVADKTESIGSLVVDQTRVKAEEPNIPPIHSSPLAGSVVPFSSKLNVEQTVLKTHDIVSKGECQTEASAGLLSCKPSAPHVTDSIPTCTSSGNLSGVNRSNWDLNTTMDAWEDGLDRKTRVKTTGSFFDSSCPDIETSSCGDTTVIAKPVSEKLKESLEFKSPTVTSTQFDRQVVPTCSLSLGLRSFPPIEKSPSLSATTSEARVACTSVSRPIMAADNVNSVNLRTVKSEVVEESAQASPINRMKEEVVGSLNPVDSRSIKAEPNNFIQSKVFNRKDGTLNLPHRPMMQSNEILDILASFAPNQKDTYIPHPSGVSNAPMSMNGMTRSPGQSSDLGVVHMANARSGHGEENLNASDVNVSVTEDKTLDDCKTSPGANELSTSGEEKVILSGKELREKLYSYEFEPECGNDLTRVLKKQVEKRNLYDDEKVQRSPAMFAEGNRHAECGGSETEQRDEKESQAALLSNTGVSTLSGGKVDNPETVDNISPASYKAEMSTIDNDPPPAESSEGSQSRFKTLDASDSFVPLRMERERLSDFSLEQRKYLSRGSDDDSYKFSRERYHGKTMRSPRLNFMPDRRRFSDNTESNLQDRDTKNFESNDYGNTRRGGGGFMSNSYRGRRSANDEATPFPHSFTRRSHGFKEDASAFHGFRDCEKFTRGGQSNDTEPMFMSQPRPYQGRNSFARGRTTFSNNHKRDFPGYRSRSPIRSRERSAGPSSSFRNRSQEDFNGHTEFSHRRSPSGYRMGRVSSPEHSGYPREMVGRRHDSPPPYSHRPSNAGRGRGFARGRGYARGRGYGRDGTFFRKPYDRVVHRNYNNVDPRERVDYSDDFFEGPIHSQRFGGDGNVERRQFGYRHDGMSSFRQSYSSDGCGPTNVEDGSDDVRYGQDPGIEMVKEQGVDGKDKTSTENASGRSKIMEEEETSKYSEIWQRGELGGDGF; encoded by the exons ATGTCTGGAAACCAACAG CCTCAGATCAGCATGCCTACATGGCGGTGCAGAGATTTCAATGCTGCTATACCAATCAAGAAGAGGAAGTACTTTGTGTTACCGGAGGAATCATCTTTGGaaaaaaatacacaacttaatGAGCAAGGTGGTGATACTAGGAGTGCTTTGGATTTGAATTCATCTGATGCGCATGTACATCAGACATTGATTGGAAATATAATCCCTTCGGTTCCGTCTGTTTCTGTGGGAAAAGTTGCTGATAAAACGGAGAGTATTGGGAGCCTAGTTGTTGACCAAACTAGAGTGAAAGCTGAAGAGCCTAATATTCCACCAATTCACTCCAGTCCCTTGGCAGGCTCTGTGGTCCCTTTCAGTTCTAAGTTGAATGTAGAACAAACTGTTCTTAAGACCCATGACATTGTTAGTAAGGGAGAGTGTCAAACAGAAGCATCTGCTGGGCTGCTAAGTTGTAAACCTTCAGCACCTCATGTCACAGATTCTATTCCTACTTGTACTAGTTCTGGCAATCTCAGTGGTGTGAACAGATCAAATTGGGATTTGAATACTACCATGGATGCTTGGGAAGATGGTCTAGATCGCAAGACTAGAGTTAAGACAACTGGTTCTTTCTTTGACAGTAGTTGCCCTGACATAGAGACATCAAGTTGTGGTGATACGACTGTTATTGCAAAGCCAGTTTCTGAAAAACTGAAGGaaagtttagaatttaaatCTCCTACAGTGACTTCGACGCAGTTTGATCGTCAGGTTGTTCCCACATGTTCGCTAAGTCTAGGCCTCAGGTCATTTCCTCCTATTGAGAAGTCTCCTTCTCTATCAGCCACCACATCGGAGGCAAGAGTTGCCTGCACAAGTGTTTCTAGACCAATAATGGCTGCTGATAATGTGAACTCTGTAAATCTTAGGACTGTGAAGTCAGAAGTCGTTGAAGAGAGTGCTCAAGCTTCTCCAATTAACAGGATGAAAGAGGAGGTCGTTGGCAGTTTGAATCCAGTGGATTCTAGATCAATAAAGGCTGAGCCAAATAACTTCATTCAGTCCAAAGTTTTCAATAGGAAAGATGGAACGTTGAATCTTCCCCATAGACCAATGATGCAATCAAATGAGATCCTTGATATACTTGCAAGTTTTGCGCCAAATCAGAAGGATACATATATACCTCATCCCAGTGGTGTCAGCAATGCGCCAATGTCCATGAATGGAATGACAAGAAGTCCAGGCCAGAGTTCTGATCTCGGTGTAGTTCACATGGCTAATGCACGTTCTGGTCATGGAGAAGAGAACCTCAATGCATCAGATGTGAATGTTTCCGTGACTGAAGATAAAACTCTAGATGATTGCAAAACCTCTCCTGGAGCTAATGAACTTTCTACAAGTGGTGAAGAAAAGGTTATTTTATCCGGTAAGGAGCTAAGGGAAAAGTTGTACAGTTATGAGTTTGAACCAGAGTGTGGTAATGACCTAACTAGAGTACTAAAGAAGCAAGTGGAGAAAAGAAATTTGTATGACGACGAGAAGGTCCAAAGATCACCTGCCATGTTTGCAGAAGGTAATAGACATGCTGAGTGTGGTGGTTCTGAAACGGAACAAAGGGATGAAAAAGAGAGTCAAGCTGCACTTCTTAGTAATACag GTGTGTCTACATTGTCAGGTGGGAAGGTTGATAACCCTGAAACAGTAGATAACATCAGTCCAGCTTCATACAAAGCAGAAATGTCCACTATTGACAATGATCCTCCTCCTGCGGAGTCTAGTGAAGGTAGTCAGAGTCGGTTCAAGACACTAGATGCTTCAGACAGCTTTGTGCCATTGCGAATGGAAAGAGAGAGGTTGTCTGATTTCTCACTTGAACAGAGGAAATATCTCTCGAGAGGGAg TGATGATGATTCCTACAAATTCTCGCGTGAGAGGTACCATGGCAAAACTATGAGAAGCCCAAGGCTAAATTTCATGCCTGACAGAAGGAGATTTTCTGATAATACAGAAAGCAATTTGCAGGACAGGGATACAAAAA ATTTTGAGTCCAACGACTATGGAAACACTCgtcgtggtggtggtggttttaTGAGTAATTCCTATAGAGGCAGACGGTCTGCAAATGATGAAGCCACTCCTTTCCCCCACTCCTTCACGAGAAGAAGTCATGGCTTTAAAGAGGATGCATCTGCGTTTCACGGGTTTAGAGATTGTGAAAAGTTTACTAGAGGAGGACAGTCCAACGACACGGAGCCAATGTTTATGAGCCAGCCACGTCCGTATCAAGGTCGGAATAGTTTTGCTAGAGGAAGAACAACTTTTTCAAACAACCACAAACGAGATTTTCCTGGATATCGTTCAAGATCTCCAATTAGATCAAGAGAACGATCAGCTGGACCGTCCTCGTCTTTCAGGAACAGATCACAGGAAGATTTTAATGGGCATACAGAGTTTTCTCATAGGAGATCACCCTCAGGTTATAGAATGGGGAGGGTAAGCTCTCCTGAACATTCTGGTTATCCAAGGGAGATGGTTGGCAGAAGGCATGATTCTCCTCCGCCTTACTCTCATAGACCATCAAATGCTGGAAGGGGACGAGGTTTTGCCAGAGGGAGAGGGTATGCAAGGGGGAGAGGTTATGGAAGAGATGGAACCTTTTTTAGGAAACCATATGATCGTGTTGTACATAGAAACTATAACAACGTGGATCCTCGAGAGAGGGTGGACTACAGTGATGATTTCTTTGAAGGACCGATTCATTCTCAGCGATTTGGTGGTGATGGTAATGTTGAGAGAAGACAATTTGGTTATAGACATGATGGTATGAGCTCTTTTAGACAATCCTATAGCAGTGATGGTTGTGGACCTACTAATGTAGAGGATGGTTCTGATGATGTGAGGTATGGACAGGACCCTGGTATTGAGATGGTTAAAGAACAAGGGGTAGATGGAAAAGATAAGACATCAACTGAGAATGCATCTGGAAGAAGTAAGATTATGGAAGAGGAGGAAACTTCAAAGTACAGTGAGATTTGGCAACGGGGTGAGCTTGGCGGTGACGGGTTTTAG
- the LOC106416378 gene encoding putative BTB/POZ domain-containing protein At5g13600, with the protein MASFKVGSKSEVFHLSGHTWLCSTGLKPDVMIQVQDQTFHLHKFPLLSRSGYLETLFSKASESTCVAQLHDIPGGPDTFLLVAKFCYGARIEITTENVVSLRCAAEYLQMSETYGDANLISLTESYLNDNVFTNWDDSIKALESCEHKLIPLAEELHIVTRCIASLANKASYAEDTITSWNGIQTKSTSSNWWLSDVSSSLDISMYKRFIKTIESRGVKADTLAASVTHYAKRNLPLLGSSRHCGSSSSEEGTNHGNDGSYYSDEDQRSLLEEIVELLPSQKCVTSTRFLLRLLRTSMVLHASEVIQENLERKIGVQLDEAALEDLLIPNMGNSAETLYDIDSVQRILDHFMLTFNSSSSCYLAEVDSHPLRPITKVASLIDGYLAEVASDENLKLSKFQALGALVPEDVRPMGDGIYRAIDIYIKAHPWLTKSEREQLCLLMNCQKLSLEACTHAAQNERLPLRVIVQVLFIEQMRLRTSIAGWFFDTDSNNDDTSGKCHTQEGDNGNANMVLNGTMKERVYELEKECTSMKQDLDKLVKTKEGRSFFSKLFGLRSKTKTSPGDEDGLRKE; encoded by the exons ATGGCTAGCTTTAAAGTGGGTTCCAAATCTGAAGTCTTTCATCTAAGTGGTCACACGTG GCTTTGCTCAACTGGTCTTAAACCTGATGTGATGATCCAAGTACAAGACCAAACCTTCCATCTGCATAAG TTTCCGTTGTTGTCAAGAAGTGGATACCTAGAAACTCTCTTCAGCAAAGCCTCTGAGTCAACTTGTGTTGCCCAGCTTCATGACATTCCCGGTGGACCAGACACGTTCTTGCTCGTGGCCAAGTTCTGTTACGGTGCAAGAATTGAGATCACAACTGAAAACGTTGTGAGTCTCAGATGTGCAGCTGAGTATCTCCAAATGAGTGAAACCTATGGAGATGCTAATCTCATCTCTCTCACCGAGAGTTACCTCAACGATAATGTTTTCACAAACTGGGATGATTCAATCAAAGCCTTGGAGAGTTGTGAACACAAACTAATACCTCTAGCTGAAGAACTTCACATTGTCACTAGGTGCATTGCTTCTTTAGCCAACAAGGCTTCTTATGCAGAGGATACTATTACATCTTGGAACGGTATACAAACTAAGTCCACGAGCAGTAACTGGTGGCTCAGCGATGTGTCTTCATCCCTTGATATCTCAATGTACAAAAGATTCATCAAAACTATTGAATCTAGAGGCGTGAAAGCTGATACATTAGCAGCATCTGTCACGCATTACGCTAAACGTAACCTTCCTTTACTTGGTAGTTCTAGGCACTGtggttcttcatcttcagagGAAGGTACTAATCATGGTAATGATGGAAGTTACTACTCTGATGAAGATCAAAGAAGTCTCCTAGAAGAAATAGTGGAGCTACTACCGAGCCAAAAGTGTGTTACATCGACAAGATTCTTGCTCAGGCTTCTTAGAACATCCATGGTTCTGCATGCAAGTGAGGTCATTCAGGAGAATCTTGAGAGAAAAATTGGTGTGCAGCTAGACGAAGCTGCTCTAGAGGATCTGCTTATACCAAACATGGGAAACTCAGCTGAAACACTCTATGATATTGACTCTGTCCAGAGGATTCTTGATCACTTCATGTTAACATTTAATTCTTCTTCAAGCTGTTACTTAGCAGAGGTAGATTCTCATCCTCTTAGGCCTATCACAAAGGTTGCTAGTCTGATAGATGGTTACTTAGCAGAGGTGGCTTCTGATGAGAACTTGAAACTATCTAAATTTCAAGCACTTGGTGCTTTAGTCCCTGAAGATGTGAGGCCAATGGGTGATGGTATCTATCGTGCAATTGATATATACATCAAG GCTCATCCATGGCTAACCAAGTCAGAGAGAGAGCAACTGTGTCTGCTTATGAACTGCCAGAAACTATCATTGGAGGCATGCACACACGCAGCACAAAACGAGCGTCTACCTTTGCGAGTCATAGTACAAGTCTTGTTCATTGAACAGATGCGGCTTCGGACATCAATAGCAGGATGGTTCTTTGACACGGACAGCAACAATGACGACACAAGCGGCAAGTGTCATACACAAGAGGGAGACAACGGAAATGCAAATATGGTGCTGAATGGGACGATGAAGGAACGTGTTTACGAGCTTGAGAAAGAATGTACGAGCATGAAGCAAGATCTTGACAAGCTTGTCAAGACAAAAGAAGGCCGTAGCTTCTTCTCTAAGTTATTCGGATTGAGGTCTAAAACTAAGACTTCACCAGGAGATGAAGACGGTCTAAGGAAAGAGTAA